The window AATAGAGTTCGAGGGCGTTTTTGATGTTAATTACCTCACAAAAAATGTTCTAAATCACGTTCCTAAGCTTCGTGGATCAGATTCATGAACTGAAACAACACATAATCTTCCAATTTGATCTAAGACCAttcgtttgacttttgttgactgatTGAAGAACATCAGATCTGGACAAGATTTGTTAATGAATCAGTTTGTTGAGAAGGATTCGGTTTGGGTTTAAGGTTATAGATTTGAGCTCATGTCTCGTTTTATTTCACAAAATCAAAAACTCCCAAAAAAAATTATGAAGAGTATGAAActaaaatatgttttttttttcgaaatctgacgatgatgatgatgaaaaaaaaAAAGATCTGAAACGGAAGATTTGAACTCCAAAAGTTCTTACCATGATTAATTCATTTATGCCTTTTTCAGTTTTTAATACTAGTAAAGCTCCTCAATTTAATGTCGTATTACTGATAAAGCTCCTTAATTACAATTGTACGACTGATTTTGATTTTATTTTGTAAGGTTACTGATTTTGCAGAATATTTAGGTATAAGGTGTTTTGGAATAATCTGAGTTAGGGTTTATAATGTTTTAGTGTTAAGATGAAGATGAACAAGAAGGTAAAAAAGACAGATTTTTACCCTCACATGTCATACTTTTTTAACGGAATATAGACGGAGTGACTCGATATGCTTAAATGAAATAATGGAAGGATGCTATTAGCAAAAAAGAAACTGAAGGGACGCTGTTAGTTTTTTTGGTGTATAATGGAGTCACTAATGACAAAAAAAGTCAAAATGTTTCTATCAAATTATATCAGCAAGTGTTAACATCCAATAAATTAGAAAATTCTCTAAAACTATTAAAGAAGTACTGTTAGAAGTCAAGGGGTAGGTATTTGATGAAGTTTTAATGAGTCATTTAGCATATGCTTGAATTCAGTAATAGCTTGAAAAAACTTTCTTAAAGTAGTAATGGTGAATTTGATATTTAAATAGGATTGTGAGTTTTGTAGCATACTTTATACACACACTGTATTTAGAGTAGTGGCGGTGAATCTAGCATGAAATAAACATTTTTCTAATACACATACtctaaaaaaaaaagaagaagtttAAAAGGGTTTTATAGggatataaatataatttaaatgCCAAGTATCTTTTCAATactactacaacaacaacaacaacaaacccaataacacatgagtggtgtatggggaaggtgacgtgtagacaatccttcctctatccgagAATAAATGCAAGTCTTTTTTTCACCCACAATGAAACATTCTGAAGAGTAGAAAAAGTCATCAATCTCTTTATTCAacagataaagagattgcttccgagaggacctccgacctttaagtaggaaaacgttttttttaagtactaagataaaaataataatagaggccatgaaaatggtagaatcaaattttcatgggttttaaatcatgtctggaatttaatttaggctctaaaagTCAGTTaaatcgccaataaatcgacgattaaTGTCGACACAATAAAGCCGTTAGCAAGTATCTTTTCAATAAAAATTATATTTCCTGACAACGACTCTTCTGATTTCTAAGTTTTGAAGGTCTTAAAATGCAAAAAATTAATTATATACTTTTATTCATAAAACACTAAAACTATATTATTTGTAATTTCAGAATGTaatgattaaaattaaaaatcaacaTTAAAAGGTGAATCTAAACACCCTTATAATCTGAATTGGGTATTGTTTTGATTTGATTTTTATTTTAATGTAATATCAAAATAGACCTAAATGAAGCTAGTCtaaagttcaaattttttttttttttttttggttgaaGTCTTTTAGGTTTTTTTCTATAAGAGTCAATTCTCCAATTCGTGAAATTTAGTTGTTCAACCATTTAAATTATATGCTCTTTATACATCACATTTCAGAACTTCTTCTAATCCTAAAGTTTAGTTTACAAtgattaaacttttataaactacATATAACTTTCAAATACTTTAGCGAAGTGTTAGTTTCAAGTTTCAACACACAGTCGAAGGATTAGAAAATCAGGAAAACACTAGAATGGTTAACACACAAAACCAGGGCGCGAAAATATGAAGGGACCGGGGGCAGCTGCCTCCAGCGGATTTATAATTTTTAATGCAAAAATTTTGGATTTTCGATTTTGCCCTAGTAAATTTTTTATTTGTCACAAAGTCTCCATCTTTTGGTACCAAAAGTCTCTATATTTTGCACAAAGACCTCCATATCTTGCCCTAgaatctccatattttgcccaaaataaATTGATACGTTTTTAAATTTTCTTTTGTGTCCGGTAAAAAAAATTATTGCTTCCATCACTGTACTAAACAATAATCTCAAAAGattatactagtactaatattaattaatCCTTACAAAAAATTATAAATCTACACCACTGGTTTTACTCACGTGATAACTAATCTTCAAGATCGTCTTACTTCTAAACTTTCTTCTATAAAGTAGTTGAtaatataatactccgtaataaacatTACCATGGAATAATATTCTCACATTTggaagtgtattattattattatataataaaaaagATTTTCACAATAGAAAAATAGAATAAAAAATAAATATGATATTAGGTAAACAGATCTTCTGCACAACGTATCACATTGTATCACATTGGGATTTGATGTTATCAACATTTTGATCCTCTAATGATTCTGATAACTCAACTCTACAAAATTATTCATCATATAAATATGATCATAACTACATTTCCATTCACATAAGCTTACATTTCTAGTACTAAAAACTCGAGTCCATGAAACTTTGTACAAGAAAAGAAAAGGCAAATTATTGCGATATGAAATTGTTTGCGTTGCTAGTTATAGTAACTGCCTCGCTTTTGGTTGTGCCACCAATGCTGCCACCGTTACCACCACCACCGATGATGTTGATGTTCTTTCCTGTTGGTATTATGGCGCTTCTTATGTTAATGGTGATCCAGCCCGTTGAATCGTCTACTAATACATTACATAATCGGATTCAATTCTAATTTGTTTGGTTAGGCAAGTTATATTTGAATGTTGGTTTTGGGATTTTGTGTTTTGGTTAATCAGGATTTATTCATACCTGTGACACTTATGGTAGTATTTTTGTTTTCTGTGTTTCTAGTTTTTGTGAAAATATAAAGACAGATTTGTTGTTTATTCTTAAACAAAATTGGTGTTAAGTTAGAGCGGTGGGAGTGGAGCTCGTCTCCTACCCTGTCCCTCACCTCGTTCCCAGTCGCCCCACTCCCCATCCTCGTTGCGAGGTTCAGTCGGGATCAAGTCAGTCGCCGGGCGACGCAAGTTGGGTTcggtatattaaaaaaaaaaaaaaaaaaatacatataacggctaTATATTGTACCGTTgggtttttatttttctttttttttcttttcttttttaatgCTATATATACACAACACATgtacaaacacaaacacaaacataaACACATATCATTTTACATCCATTTTACTCAACATATACTCCCACAATCAAATCCAAATTCTATCATCTAAATAAAAATATTTCTTTAAAAATGAGTAGTTCCGACGAAGAAAGTTTGGTTAACGCAATGAAAAGTATATTTGCTTATCGAAATAACGTGGTAATACGTAGAGATGTCGAGGAACAAAATGAGGCTCAAAGCTCAAGACGAAAACGTCGCTACATTCGTCGTGATCGTGTAGAAGCGCACAATCGTTTGATGAAAGATTATTTTGTTCAAGATCCGAAGCATCCCCCTGAATATTTCAAACGGCGTTATCGAATGTCACAAAGTCTTCTTGAAAAAATAATTGAAGGTATACTTTCTTACTCTACTCGTCCCAATGCACCAAAGTGGTTTACTTATTTTCAACAACGTCCCGATGCACGTGGTGTTCTCGGAGTATCTACTATTTTAAAAGTCACTTCTGCCATTCTTCAACTAGCATACGGTGATTCACCGGATCTATTTGACGAATATTTACCAATTTCAGAGAGAACATCACGTGAGTCTTTGCAAAATTTTACAAGATGTATTATAGACTTGTATGGTAATGTATACATGAGAGAACCGACCGAGGACGATATACGTCGGTTGTATCATAAACATGAAGAACTTCACGGCTTTCCTGGAATGCTTGGAAgcattgattgtatgcattgggcttgGGGTAAATGTCCAAATGCATGGAAAGGGCATTTCACCAGAGGCGATCACGGTTACCCGACAATCATGTTGGAAGCCGTTGCATCGTATGACAATTGGATTTGGCATGCATATTTTGGAATGGCCTGTTCGAACAATGACTTGAATGTCCTTAATGCATCTCCATTGTTTGATAGTTTACTAATTGACACAGCTCCTCAAGTTCCATACGAAATTGGGGACGTTGATTTTGATCGAGACTACTATCTTGCCGATGGGATTTACCCTTCGTGGGCTTCTTTCGTTAAGGGATTCTCAAGTGTTGTTGACGCAAAAAGAAAATACTTTACAAAGAAACAATCTGCAGCTCGTAAAGACGTTGAGAGGACATTTGGAATTTTGCAAGGTCGTTGGGGTATTTTAAGACAACCAGCTAGGGAATATAGTGTAAACGCAATCAAAAGAATCATGTATGGTTGCATCATATTGCACAACATGATAATTGAAGACAATGGTTTTAACATCGCTGAAAATAAATCTTACTACTTGCATGTCAACAACCTACAAGGATCAACTTGGTACGAAAGGTGTGATGTATATGCCGAGAAGACAAAAGATCTGCGTGACAAAGACGAGCATGAGTATCTTCGACATACTCTAGTTTCGCATCTATGGCATAATCGCGATGACGAAATAGTTAACGAATTGTAACTTTTTAATCGCGAtaacgtaatgtttttttttaaatttttaggaATCGTATGGTTTTATATTATTAGGAAATGTaatgtttaatttttattttaatggaagtcatttctatttatgttaatttttataattatattcatttatgtcataattaaaatcataaaaataataataaaaatataaactgacatgcccaactgacagaggtcaccactcctcactttttctgactcagcaagtcaggcctgacatgccaagtgacatcagtcaccactcccagtgctcttaTGGGGTGATTATCAGGGCCGTCTCAACATTTTGAAGGCCCTAAGCGAAAATAAAAGTGAACCTTTATACACGTTTaattttttaatacatataaaaagataatacttagatttatttatttaaatacttacaATGTACTTAAATATTTAAAGTTACAGTATTACGATTTTAATTGACAATTCTTTATTTAATTAAACAGAATATTTTGAGAAATGTATATAGATATTCAAAATGTTGGGCTCTTTAAATTTTTAGGGCCCTAGGCGGACTGCCTATCTTGCTTATGCTCAAAGACGCCTCTGATGATTATTAAACATCACCAAAATGAGAGAAGAACATTACTTTCTGACTAGACTTTCTTACCTGAAAACTTAATTAAACATGACGACACTAAATGTAttttttttactttacttttattattattattattatattattattattattattattattattattattattattattattattattattattattattattatcattattatcattattattattattattattattattattattattatattattattattattattattattattattattattattattattattattattattattattattattattattattattattattattattatcattattattattattattattattattattattatattattattattattattattatattattattattattattattattattattattattattattattattattattattattattattattattattattattattattaccaccgagGCATTTGCCTGAGTGGTATCGCGGTTGTGTTTAACACCCTCGTCGGGTAAGAGGTCCAGGGTTCGAACTTGGCTTCTGATTGACCAAATTAAACATGGACTGAAATATGCTCCATTGAGgtcagcccaaagggaaggttttaccgacccgatccgggactaaggtccggcccgcctgcccctcgggatggtttaagggttcggatccctgtgatcgtggttcgggtttcctgcccgaacgtgtgtgtgtgcaaatgatgactaggcttcggtccggactgatgcaatcttgccgttcaaaaaaaaaaaaattattattattattattatcgcttgaaagaaatataaatataaacagtgTCACACTTTTTCACAACTTCCTCATTCTACATTTCTCATATGTCACGCTTTTTGGCATTTAACCAACAATACTAAAAAAAAGTGACGAATTAGACCGTTAGAAAATTTATTGTGTGTGTAATTGGGCCTATGATTCTAGAGAATGGTCCAGGCCTAGTAAATTTAAAGAAGGCACACTAGTCGTTTTTACATTAgcttttaaatttaaatatattgaattGAATAGAATAATAAATTGCATTGAGATTATTTTAAGTGTACTAAACGCTACCTTTTGTCTAAAAGTATGTTTTtctaatctatatctatataatctatatatatatataagtacataaATCTTGTGTTAATAATGGCAAAACAGTATATTAACTGGTATTAACCCAATGTTACCCCATTATACTAACTCAAATAAATTTTTAGAACTCAACAACGTACGTGATTAAACACAATCACCTACCCATAACAATGAACGAAAGTAAAATGTGAAAAAATGTAATCGAACACAAGATATAATGTGATTATATGTAATCGATGTGATTATTTTACTCCACGGACTATTGATTATTTTCATGCATGCAATGTATGAGTTACATAGAGTCTATTATATTGCAAAAAGAAAGAAGACGACTCAGACTCAAACGAGTAATCGTAGTCTAAAACCAATTCCACCCGCGAGACAACCATCGCGGTCGCGATAGAGCTTCCAAACAAGCTGAAGCTACTGTCCATATTTTACATGTCCATCCTGGTTGGGATCCCTTTTGTGCCGGTTGTGATAGGGGGCCATCCCGGTTGCGATAGGCAACAACTTGTTCAACTTGTTTCAATTTTCTTCACCCACTCCAACAAACTCCCACCTGAATGAATATATAAACAAACCAATAATCGTTAACCCAACAATTAAAcaatctaaccaagaacgttaaaccaccatttaTACCGTCTAACTCCATTTGGGACATGCACACTCTTATCACATTCGTCGgataagcagactttcgatacaaggtcatcaacactacttgttagaatcgAAATATCAACCCTCCAACTCTCTAGTTGGCGTCTTCTCTCATCAAGTCATTAGAAGACCGATTGAGACTATGCAAAACCTCAACGTCtccgtcgtaaccaccttagtaaacatatcgacAGGATTATTCGTACCAAGGACTTTCGCCAAAACTAAAGTACCAACATTTATGAGTTCGCGAAAATTTAGGTCCATCTGaaacttttttttttaacggccaaagaaAGAATTATATAAATAAAACGATCCCTAGCAAGACGCTAAGGGATGATTACACCGGAATAAAAAGCCATGAGTTCCAATTAGAAACTAGATGACCTCTATTTTTAATCCAACGAAAAGTAATAAGCCTAATTACATCAAACAAACTACTTTTAttacaaaaagaatcaagaaaaaCAACACCGTTCCGAAAGCGCCATAAAGCCCATAAGGAAGTAATCGTGACCGCAACTATACGAGCCTTAGACATAGTCTGTAATAGGACACCTTCTAACCAAGTCATGAAGGATTCCCATGAAGAAAAGTGAGGAAAGCCACAATCTAACCAAATCCTAACCTTATGCCATAACTCACATGCCAACGTTCATTCGAATAATAAATGCTCCCGAGTCTCAACACCATTGTTACAAACCGGGCAAACAATAGAGTTAATGTCGATCCCCATCGAGGAAAGATTCCAACGAACGGGAAGAATATCTAACCGAAACCGCCATAAAAAAACGTTAACCTTTCTCGGAACAAATTTGTACCATAATTTCTCAACCGGGGACGAGGTAAGACTACTATTATCAATATGAATTCTCAAGTCTTTTACTGTGAAGCCACCTTCATCACTTATGGTGCATAACCAACAATCGCTTCTGTCTCGTAACGTAGGCAAACTGATTTCGTCTAGTAAGTAGCTAAGAAGTTGTTCGTTCCGACCACGTAAATTATCTCTAGTCCACAAGAACTTCCAGTTGCCATTCACGAGTTTATCAACAACAAAATCATTCGGCTTCGTGTCTAAATGAAGCAATCTGTTATAACGATAAGCAAGACTAGAGTTACCACACCAAAGATCATGCCAAAAACGTATCGAACAACCATTACCAATCTGCAATCGAAATATGTCTCTCGGGATCAGGTCATTATCTACATATTTCACGCAAGTAGACACGATATTCTGCCATATGCTATAGTTCGAGACTGAGCACTCTTCGAAAATTCTGCCATGTATCGATTTAATTATCGTAACCCACATGTCATTCGATTTAGTCAAATACTTCCATCTCCATTTATAAATGAGAGCGATGTTAAAAGCTTTTAAACTCCCAACATTTAAACCATCTTTATTGTATGGAGCAATGACTTTGTCCCACTTTAACCAAGCCATCTTCTTAACCGAATTGCTACCACCCCAAAAAAATCTCGCCCGAATCGATTCAAGACGTTTTAAAACGGTCTCGGGACATTTAAACATAGACATAAAATAAATCCCGAGACTTCCCATTACCGATTTAAGAAGAGTAAGCCTCCCCCCCGACGAAATTAGACTTGCTTTCCAAGATGACAATTTGGTCCGAAACTTATCGCATAAGGAATCCCAATTCGAAAATTTTCTCATATTAGCACCGATTGGAATACCCAAATAGGTCGTAGGAAAATAGCCTGTTCTAGCCCCTGCCGAATTTGCGATTAAGTTAACAACCGTATCTTCAACCCCGGTACCTAAAACATGAGATTTATTGACATTACGTTTCAAGCCTGAAACCCGATGAAAAATGTCCAAAATGATAAGAATCCGATTCAGCTCATGAGTTTTCCAATCTGAAAAAATAATAACATCGTCGGCATAAATAAAGTGAGACAGATGAACATTATCCGTACCGATTTTAAACCCGTGAATGAAGCCAATTTCCATAGCACGACGAAAGGCGAGATGAAGGCCTTCCATGACAATGATAAAAAGAAACGGGCTTAGAGGATCGCCTTGTCTCAAGCCTCTTTTTAATTCAAATTCACGAGTCGGACTCCCGTTAACTAAAACCGAAGTTCTAGCCGAATATAAGAACCCCTTAATCCATGAGCACCATTTACGACCGAAACCCAACGTAGATAACATAAATAAAAGATACTCCCAATCGACCGAATCGAAAGCTTTCTCAAAATTGACTTTAAAGGGAAGCatcttcttatttttatttttgtaccaCGATATGATTTCGCTTAACATAAGAGGCCCGTCCAAAATCTGACGGCCCGAGATAAACGCCGATTGCACCGGACTAATTATTTTGTCAATGACTCCTTGTAATCGGTTCGTAAGAATTTTAGATACTGTTTTATAAAAACAACCAACCAACGATATAGGGC of the Rutidosis leptorrhynchoides isolate AG116_Rl617_1_P2 chromosome 5, CSIRO_AGI_Rlap_v1, whole genome shotgun sequence genome contains:
- the LOC139850194 gene encoding uncharacterized protein, which translates into the protein MSSSDEESLVNAMKSIFAYRNNVVIRRDVEEQNEAQSSRRKRRYIRRDRVEAHNRLMKDYFVQDPKHPPEYFKRRYRMSQSLLEKIIEGILSYSTRPNAPKWFTYFQQRPDARGVLGVSTILKVTSAILQLAYGDSPDLFDEYLPISERTSRESLQNFTRCIIDLYGNVYMREPTEDDIRRLYHKHEELHGFPGMLGSIDCMHWAWGKCPNAWKGHFTRGDHGYPTIMLEAVASYDNWIWHAYFGMACSNNDLNVLNASPLFDSLLIDTAPQVPYEIGDVDFDRDYYLADGIYPSWASFVKGFSSVVDAKRKYFTKKQSAARKDVERTFGILQGRWGILRQPAREYSVNAIKRIMYGCIILHNMIIEDNGFNIAENKSYYLHVNNLQGSTWYERCDVYAEKTKDLRDKDEHEYLRHTLVSHLWHNRDDEIVNEL